Below is a genomic region from Brassica rapa cultivar Chiifu-401-42 chromosome A08, CAAS_Brap_v3.01, whole genome shotgun sequence.
AGTTACATATATAAGACCAAGACAAGCCAAAAAAAGACGACACTATATAAATCCAAGTGTTAAAAAGATCTTCGTCCCTATGATCTAATTTCTGAAATTGAGGTGTGACCAGCACAAATACTTTTAGCTAGATAACAGCAAGAGCTCCGTTGCAATCAGAGAGAATCTACTTCGCAGGCGACTCTAGATTCATCTGAACAAGTCATATAAATTAATGTAAACTTATATAGAAAACTAAGCTATATTCCTAGCAGAGCCTCACAAGATTTATTAAGCTAGATAACAGGAAGAGTTCCGTTTCAATCAGAGAGAATATACTTCATGGGAGACTCTAGATTCAGCTGAACAACTAGTGACTGAAACTTAAACAGGGGAAACTATACTCCTAACAGATACTAATACATGTAAACAGAAAGGCAAACCTTAGCAAGCAGAGTCTTCCCAGTTCCTGGCTCACCATACAAAATCACTCCTTTGGGCGGCTTAATACCAATGTCCTCATACAACTCAGGATGAGTCAAAGGCAACTCAACAGCTTCCTTAATCTCCTGAATCTGAGCTTCTAAACCTCCAATGTCAGCATACGACTCCAAAGGAGCCTTCTCAACTTTCATCACAGACACCATCGGATCCACTTCATCTTGTAGAATCCCAACAACAGACAGAACCTAACACAAAATCCAATTCAAGACATAACGTAAACACAACAAAGATCCAGTCTTTAAACCCTATTCCACTTCATCTTGTAAAATCCCAACATTAGACAGAACCTACCACAAAACCCACTTAAAGAAACATTACAATTCACAACAAAGATCAAGTCTTTAAACCCTAGTCCACTTCATCTTGTAGAATCCTAACAACAAAGAGAACCTATCACAAAATCCAATTAAAGAAACATCCTAATTCACAACAAAGACCCAATCTTTAAACCCTAGTCCACTTCATATTGCAGAATCTCAATAACAGACAGAACCTAACACAAAACCCAATTCAAGAAACATCCTAATTCACAACAAAGATCCAATCTTTAAACCCTAGTCCACTTCATCTTGCAGAATCCCAACAACAGACAGAACATACCACAAAACCCACAGCAAAGACCCACTCTTTAAACCCTAATCCACATTACCTTATTATGCATCAAGATCGAGCAACCAGGCTCGAGCTGATCCTTATCAACAAACGACATTATCCCAACGTAATACTCAGGCCCAACAGAAGACGAAACAATCGCATGATTCTCATCAATCAGCTCCTCCAAGTTCCCAACGCTCATCGGCGTCCCTCTCAGATCATCAACCTTAGATCTATCCTCCTCCGCCTTCTCCTCCTGAGGCTTCAGCCTCTCCTGGTTCGCCACAAACTCCTCCTCCATCAGCAGATAGTCCTTGATCCGCTCCATCTTGAGCAGCCTGAGCTTGCATTTCGTGGAAGGAGTCACCGTCGGGAGCCTCGCCGCCGCCTCGGGCCCTCTTTGCTTCCGCTGCTTTCTCCCCACGCGAGACGGTGGTGCCGCGGGTTCgaacttcttctctttcttgtcTCCGCCGCCGTCGGGTTTACGATCTCCCCCTTGGCGGTTCAAACCTCCGGATGGTCCTTGGCCCATGGTTCTTCCGTCGTCTCTAGATTTGTTCCAGGGAGAGAGGTTTGCGTTGCTTTCACTTTGTACTGAGATTTTTTTTGGCTTTAGGAAGAAGAAAACTTTGTTCGGCCTTATTGGGTGTTTATGGGCCTACTTGGGCTACGTGAAGAAGGTTTGTGTAAGATTGAAAGCAGCGTAAATCTATCTATTTCAAGAAATACAACATTCGGTTTTGGTACGTTCATAAACTAGTTACTTGttgttcaaaaaacaaaaaaactagttaccttaaaagaaaaagtcaaattaaaatcataaaacccCAAGGTGTGTCCTGTCTAGGGGTGGGACTTCTCGAATATACGGATCGGATTCGGGTAGGATCCGATCGGATCAACATCTTTCGGATAAATGAATTTTAGATCCAATAAGTACTTAATAGATTTTGGTTCAGGTTTCAGGTCcgaatacatttttattatgtgaatcatatatatatttataaaaataaaataatttacatataaattGAAGTGATCCGTATAACCattctttattaatttattttatttattatttttttaaggaaAAGTGAATCAAAatcgtatatatattaataatatgtaGTTAAGTAGCCTAGTGGTATTACATCTGTCACTTCGCCTATCCAATCTGGGTTCGATTTTCGGGAGatacaaatttatgtttttctaaATATAGAATTCAGTTTAAATGAGTACATGCTCGGTTCCGAGTAAAAAAACGAACCGATGCCCATGGATAATCAACACTAATACCCATTGGATAAATTGACTAGGATcaaaaccgaacaaaaccgatctATTTCGGGTTGGATCCGGTTGGGATAAACGATTCCGGTTAAAAGTCTCAACCCTAGTGTCCACAACAAGTATTCAAAGCTAATATAGTCTCAGTCAAAAACACTTCTATGTATATCGtccaagtaaaatataaatCCAGACATTCCATGTATATAAAAAGTTCGCAGCTATTTAATTTTGTTagcaaaagagaaaaagaaaacgcACATAACgaactaaaacataaatcaaaaaTGGGTTTAAGtagtaaatgtattttcttGTGTTCTTATGTCTCACTGTTCTCTTGATGAGTCTTTGATCCCAGGTATGGAAAATACGAATTATAGCTTGTATTTTATTtgtaaatctatactattaaattattattatccgTTAATGATCATTATCTGAAATTACATTATCAAGACGTTAATTCGTTATatggtattttgatttatgGGGACTTGTTAACACATGCATAAAGTGACACTTGAaactaaataaaacaaaaacttacGTTTAGGATTATTTAAAcaagttgaccaaaaaaaagattatttaaacaaagattgatataaaaactaataattgAATTAAAGGTAATAAAAGAGTACATTTATTCTTCCTTTGTAAAATACCATGTTTTTTGTTAAAGGAgaattttctgaatattcataaGAGGTAAAAGAATGAAGAATATATTCATACTACAGTAATTCAGAACGGATGGGAAAATTTGCACACAAATTTGATTGAAATCTCTCTCCATGCACGTGTGCGTAATATCGACACTCCAAAACTAAAGCTGTCATACTATACTACATATCATATATTATAGGTACATAAATGATTTATTAATCAGTTACAAAGTTGGGTTTCATCAATTACGTAACTATACTATACATGTTTACGACAAAGTTTATAATactcaacaaaaaaatataagctTTTTAATAATGTGTATGCCCATAATGCTTTACCAATCTGGAGGAGAGGATCAAAGAAAGTGGTAACGTACATAGCAATTGTACTAGGAatcaagtttacaaaaaaactgGCATATTCACCAAAGAAGAGAACATATATGCATGCATGTCCATGTATGGAAAAAGGCTAGCATACGACTATACTATATTTAATATAGTATGGTAACATCAGATTTGAGTGTTTTTATCCAAACAAGCTGAACAAAATTAAACAAAGGGAAAATCAGCAACTAGGTTACTACGGGCATTAGTTTGGGTTAAATGTGGAGTCTTCAACTGTATGCATCCTAACTGCAGCTTCAAGTGCGTCTTCCGTGTGACTATATTGTTTAATGCTCTCATATAGTATATGAGATAAAACTTTTAACTTTTCTCAAAAAATACGTTTCTCGTCGTTTTGCCGTTAATCCCTTCTAACCAGTTATGAAAACTAAACGGTGGTTTCGATTTCAGATAATACACAAACAGACCGTGTTGCTTAGACACTAATGATATGTccactaaaactattaattcaAATGACACGGTGGGAAAGGTAAAGAAATCACAAGTAGTGGCGGCGGTGGCAGAAGAGAAAACGGTAGAGATGGTGGCAACAATGGTGGAAGAGGTGATGGTGGTGAAGGATCATACAATCCACAACGGCGGTAGTGGAAGCAAAAACAACGGAGATGATGAAAAAAATGGTGGAAGCGCGGATGGTGTAGAAGAATGAAATAATTGGCAACATCGATTGTGGTGATGTTACAAATAGAGGTGACTGAAgcggaaaaaaataaaatgatcagaGATAAAATAGACAAAATTATaaacagagaaaataaaaaagatatgtGGTGCGTGCGTGTGGTATCAAaggtaaaaatataattaatacaaaatatacACAGAATATCATACCAAAATAGTGTTATGGACATAAacgttatttatattttttttatgtatatgCGCTTCAATTCCCCTTTTGTTAAAGGTAAACACTATTTTTTATTACTGTTGTTTTGATTGATGTTACAACACAATctaaataatttcaaattaattatagtttctaaataattatttattgatatttagttagaaaataaaaataattgataaacaaaaacCACACAGTGCActtaataataaagaataataaCCTAACATCGGCGAAAACTCTCAAAATTTGCTTACTCACTGCATATCAACCTGAAAAAGATCCCAATCACTTAACCCTTTGATCAGGCAGAGAACCTTCACTCTATATTAAATTCATGCAGGAAGAACAACTAATGTGTTTGTGGATATGTtaatctaattttgtatttctatttaaataaatattaatataaatttgtgttcaaatttttttttgaaagattacTAATAAGGATGTTTTCAATACTCGTgaataaaaattacaaatattaatataaatttgtgtTTACGCTACTTTCTTCCAATGCGAGATGGTGATAGTTACCGGTTCaaacttcttttctttcttgtttctgtCATCGGATTTAAGATCTTTTTAACGGTTCAAACCTCTAGATGGTCCTTGACCCATATTGCTGAATATAGTATAATAGACAAGTATGAAAAGATTatataatacaaatatatatatatacatatatacatacgtTAAATATTTTGAACTATTCAATTTCATAAGCAGCATCtaggagaaaaagaaaaaaaatacaatacaaattacaacaaattattaaaatggcttcatcaaagacatgttttttttcttgtgttctTATGTCTCGTTGTTCTcttctcatttttaaaaataggttAATCttctaatttaatatattttttcatatttagtTCATGGAGTATCTCTACtttaatataatatagactataaagataaaattataaaaataacatatttttatattttttatttcaatataaaattttaattaacattaattataataatattatattactaattatgaaattaatttacgaattattttataaaaagtatatataaaatgtttGGTAGGatattgttagatttttttcagtacattttgttataactaaaaacaaAACCCAGATTTATTGTCTAATTTGATATATTATCTGTATTAACTGTTaagatttaatataaataatcaaatatatcacATTAATTAACTtatagctatatatatatatatgagtgtgtgtgtgtgtgtgttaaaTCTTTGAACTATTCAATTTCATAAGCAACATCGAGGAGAAACACAGTACAagttataacaaaattattaaaatggcttcatcaaagacatgtttttttcttgtcttcttATGTCTCGTTGTTCTCTTGATTCCAAGTATGAAGAAATAATTTTGCTTTTTATATACGACGTTGTATTATATATCTCCTTTCATACTTATAAGTGtatatatcatattatatatgaagtaaatgaagaaaaatattcaagtattctgttatgtttttttttaaattataaacttcaGAATCTGCACAAGCGGAAGGTGGTGGAAAGCCCTATATTCAAGGAGGTCCCTGCTCGCAATTTCCAGACTGCAATCAACATTGCATTGACTTAAAATTTCCAGGTGGAGGAAAATGCATCAAAGTGGGTCAACGTAGCGATTATTTGACATGTGCCTGTTTTGAATAATCTTATATGATAACATGTTTAAGATATTGAGCGaatgttaaaatattaataaaaatgttacaaatatttttaagatgCTTTTATGTAGTATTGAGattagaaagaacaaaaaaaagtctCAGACAAACATCcctttattattaaaagaggAGCATTATTAGAGACTAACCTTAAGATCATGTGTTAATAACAAGAATGCCATTTCCTAGGTGGCAACACCATATTCACTCTCACCCTCTCTAATTAATTATCCTCTCTTTACTAGACTTATTACATTTTTTGCCATTATTCATTAATTGTAACTTAACATAATGTTATATTCACATTTACATGTTTGTTAGTGTGTATGCAATGTGATCTCTAACTTTGTTT
It encodes:
- the LOC103834733 gene encoding 26S proteasome regulatory subunit 4 homolog A is translated as MGQGPSGGLNRQGGDRKPDGGGDKKEKKFEPAAPPSRVGRKQRKQRGPEAAARLPTVTPSTKCKLRLLKMERIKDYLLMEEEFVANQERLKPQEEKAEEDRSKVDDLRGTPMSVGNLEELIDENHAIVSSSVGPEYYVGIMSFVDKDQLEPGCSILMHNKVLSVVGILQDEVDPMVSVMKVEKAPLESYADIGGLEAQIQEIKEAVELPLTHPELYEDIGIKPPKGVILYGEPGTGKTLLAKAVANSTSATFLRVVGSELIQKYLGDGPKLVRELFRVADDLSPSIVFIDEIDAVGTKRYDANSGGEREIQRTMLELLNQLDGFDSRGDVKVILATNRIESLDPALLRPGRIDRKIEFPLPDIKTRRRIFQIHTSKMTLSEDVNLEEFVMTKDEFSGADIKAICTEAGLLALRERRMKVTHPDFKKAKEKVMFKKKEGVPEGLYM
- the LOC103834735 gene encoding putative defensin-like protein 29; protein product: MASSKTCFFLVFLCLVVLLIPKSAQAEGGGKPYIQGGPCSQFPDCNQHCIDLKFPGGGKCIKVGQRSDYLTCACFE